The segment CGGCTGCAATATCTGTCCCTGTCGGCGCGCCACGGCTCGATGCGCGCCGCCGCCGATTATCTGGGGGTCGCGGCCTCGTCGATCAGCCGGCAGATCAAGCTGCTCGAACGGGCGCTGAGCATCGACCTGGTCGAGAAGGGCTCCTACAAGGTCCAGCTTACCGAGGCCGGGCAGCTCCTGATCGAATATTATGAGCGGCGGGTCGTCGAGCATCAGGAGCTGCTGGCGCGCCTCGCCGAGTTGCGCAGCACGCGGACCTCGACGATCCGCATCGTCGTCGCGCAGGGGCTGCTGGCGGCGCGCTTCCTCAAGGCCTTCGCCACCGTCTCGACCAAATATCCCGACATCAACATCGAGATGAAGGCGGCCGACGGCGACGAGGCCGAGCGGCTGGTGCTCAACGACGGGGCGCAGCTCGGCCTGTTGTTCGACACCGCGCAGGACGTGCGGCTGAAGCTGCTCGCGACCAGCCGGCAACCCTTCTCGCTGTTCATGTCGGAGAAGCATCCGCTGGCGCGCGAGGAGGCGATCTGGCCGGTGCAGGTATCGGGCGAGCGGCTGGTGCTGCCCGATGCCGGCTCCCGCTTGCTCGAGATCATCCATTCGGTGTTCACCGAACGCGGCCTGCCGCTCAACATCGTCATGAAGTCGCCGTCGATCCAGGTCATCCTCGACAGCGTCGCGCAGGGCATGGGCGTCACCATGCTGCCGCGCATCCTGGGGCATCCCGCCGCGGCGATCGGCGGCATCGTCGAGCGGCCGATCCTGAGCGACGAACTGTCGGACATCCGGCTCCATCTGGTCAGCCGCGCCGGCCGCCGCATGACCCCGGCGGCGCTCGCCCTGCAGAACGCGCTGGTGCGCGAGATGCACCGGCTCGACGAGGAGCAATCCGCGCAGCCGCCGGCGCGCGGCTGACGCCCGGCCTCGGGGCCGAACCGCCCGGATCATCGAAAAGCAACGTTGCGGATCGCGCAACAACTGCGGGTCCCGGGGCCGTTGTGATCGCCCCGGGCTTCGACGACCTTCCGCCAAAATCGAGCGCAGCGTGGAATTATCCACGCGGAAAGGGAAAGAATGTCGAAGTCCAACCGGGTCAGGATCATGCTTCTCGGCGGCGCGGCGCTATGGCTGGGCGCCAGCATGGCCCAGGCCCAGGTCGCCGCGGATTCGGCCGACGATGCGGCCGGCGGCCTGCAGGAGATCGTGGTCACCGCGCAGAAGCGCGCCCAGAACATCCAGCGGGTGGGCATCGCCATCACCGCGGTGACGCCCGAGCAGATCGCCAACCGCAACATCGCCAGCAGCGCCGATCTCGCCGGCAAGGTGGTCGGGCTGGAAAGCTATTCGCCCTATGGCCCCGGCACCTCGTCCAACGTCGTGATCCGCGGCATCGGCCTCAACGACTTCGGCGAAGGCCATGAGGCGCCGGTCACCTCCTATGTCGACGAATTCTACATCGTCGCGGTCCCGGCGGTCGACTTCGCACTGTTCGACCTCGACCGGGTCGAGGTGCTGCGCGGCCCGCAGGGGACGCTGTTCGGGCGCAACTCGACCGGCGGCCTGATCAACTACATCACCAAGCGCCCGAGCCAGACCGCCGAGGGCTATCTCTCGGCCAGCTACGGCCGCTTCAACGACCTCAAGCTCGAAGGCGCCGCGACCGCGCCGCTGAGCGACACGCTGTCGATGCGCCTGTCGGGCACGTCGCGCCACAGCGACGGTTTCCAGAGGAACATCAACCCCGCGCTGGAGCGCGGCGGCCAGGCCGGATCGGACGCCGCCCGCCTCCAGCTCCGCTACCAGGGCGACGACGGCTGGGACATCCTGCTCAAGGGCGAATATGGCCGCACCAAGACGACCCATGCCTATTATGAGAGCAAGACGGGCTTCGTCGACGCCAACGGCCTGGTGGTCGCCGACCCGACGATCGTCGACGCGGTCGGCTATGCCGAGCGCAACACCCCGGCGGCGAAGAAGAACGTCGTCAACACCAACGACGCGGCCTTCCTCCGTTCGTCCGGCTATTCGGGCCTGCTGCGGATCGAGAAGAAGTTCGGTGACACGACCTTCACCAGCCTGACCGGCTACCAGTCGTACAAGCGGCGGATGCAGGAGGACAGCGACGGCACCCCGAACCCGCTGGTCTTCGCGAGCTTCCCCTATCAGGGCAAGCAGCTGACCCAGGAACTGCGCCTCTATCATGACGGGCAGTCGACCCGCTGGACGGTCGGCCTCTACGGCATGCGCGCGCTGGGCAAGGACCAGCCGACGGCGGTGTTCAACTTCCCGCTCGACGGGCCGACCGCGGTCGATCCGGCGACGGGGCTCTACAACGGCACCTATTTCCCGATCAGCCTCAACGCCGACTGGCGGCTGCGGACCAATTCGGGCGCGGTGTTCGGCCAGATCGAGCAGGACTTCGGCAAGTTCACCGCGATCGGCGGCATCCGCGTAACCCGCGACCGCAAGACCTTCGCCGATCGCGACAATGCGGCGCTGCGCGATTGCGGCGGCGGCGCGGTGGGCGACTGCTTCCTGGTCGGTGACGGCGGCACCGGCACCCCGGTCCCGTTCCGGCTGAAGTACAGGGCCACCCTGTGGTCGGGGAAGATCGAGCTCGACTACAAGCCCGACAGCAACAACCTGCTCTATGCCAGCATCTCGCGCGGGACCAAGGCCGGCGGCTTCAACAACGGCTTCTATCCCACCGGAGTCTCGCTCGCGCGGATTCCCTATGGCGATGAAACGCTGATCTCCTACGAGGTCGGGCAGAAGTCGACGCTGTTCGATCGCAAGCTGCGCATCAACACCTCGGCCTTCTATTACGACTATAAGGACTATCAGGCGTTCAACTATGTCGGGCTGGCCGGCCTGATCACCAACCAGGACGCGACCGCCTACGGCATCGAGACCGATATCGAGGCGGCGGTGACGCCGGAGCTTCGCCTCTATGCGGCAGGCGCCTATCTGCACACCGACATCGAGGACGTGGCGAAGGTCACCCCGGTGGGCACCACGGTCGTAGCCGATCGCCCGATGGCCTTCGCGCCGAAGTGGAGCGCGAGCGGCGGCGCGACCTACACGATCGCGCTGCCGAACGACCAGAGCCTCGCGCTCGACTGGAACTTCGAGGCGCGGTCGGCCCGCTATTCGGGCAATTTCGGCGATCCGGGCACGCAGCTCGAAGGCTATTTCAAGCATAATGCCTCGATCACCTACGAGGCGGCCGAGCATTGGCAGCTGCGGGCGTTCGTCGACAATATCAGCAACCGGCTCAACACCACCTATGGCGGCCCGTCCTTCGCGTCGCTCGGCATCATCCAGGTGCGCTACGCGATGCCGCGCACCTATGGTGCGGCCGTGCGCTATCGCTGGTAGGATCGCGACGGAAGGACAGGACCCATGGACCAGCCGGCCCGGCCGACCGCCTATGTCAACGGCCGCATCTACACCGTCGATGCGGCCCGATCCTGGGCGGAAGCGATCCTCGTGGAGGATGGAAGGATCGCGGGGGTCGGCCGTTCGGCCGACATCCTGGCCGCGGCGGGTGATGGCTGCGCCATCGTGGATCTGGGCGGCCGCATGGTCATGCCCGGCATCCACGATGCGCATGGCCATATCCTGCTCGCCGGGCTGAAGCATCGCTACGAATGCCGGCTGCCCGCCGATGCGCTGGGCCGCGACTATGGCGAAAGGCTGTGCGACTGCATCGCCTGCTCGCGCGGCAAGCTCGCCGGCTGGGTGATCGGCGGCGACTTCAACCCGACCCTGTCCGAGGCGGGCGAGGTCGACCGGAAATATCTCGACGAGAAATTCCCCGACACCCCCGTCTATCTCCACGACTATTCGCTCCACCACGGCCTCGCCAATTCCAAGGCGCTCGAACTGGCCGGGATCACCGCCGACACGCCCGATCCCTTCGGCGGCCGGATCGTGCGGCGGGCGGGATCGAACGAGCCGACCGGCGAGCTGGTCGAGCGCGCGACGTGGCAATTGTTCAACGCCCTGCCGAGCCCGGAGCCCGACGTGCATCGCGGCGCGCTGCGCTGGGCGCTGGAGACGGCGAGCCGGTTCGGCGTGACCGGCATCCAGGAGGCGTCCGCGACCCGGCCCGAGCTGGAGATGCTCCAGCAGATCGACCGGGACGAGGGGCTCGCACTGCGCGTCTATGCGCATATCCCGTGGCGCGAGGAGCATTTCGGCCATGCCACCAGCGAGGCGCTCGACCGGCTGATCGAGGAGCGGCTGCGCTTCGCCAGCGAGCGGGTGAAGACCGATTTCGTCAAGGTGTTCATGGACGGCTCGCCGCTCGGCCCGCATTTCACCGATGCCCAGATCGATCCCGCGACGGGGCAGCCGCAGCCCGGCAAGCTGCTCCACAGCCGCGAGGAGATGGCGGCCGCGCTCGCCGCGTGGGACAAGGCGGGGATCACCGCCAAGATCCACTGCACCGGCGACGCGGCGGTACAGCTCGTCCTCCAGGCGATGCGCGACATACGGGCGGCGAGCGACGGCGGGAC is part of the Rhizorhabdus wittichii RW1 genome and harbors:
- a CDS encoding Amidohydrolase 3 (PFAM: amidohydrolase; Amidohydrolase 3), translating into MDQPARPTAYVNGRIYTVDAARSWAEAILVEDGRIAGVGRSADILAAAGDGCAIVDLGGRMVMPGIHDAHGHILLAGLKHRYECRLPADALGRDYGERLCDCIACSRGKLAGWVIGGDFNPTLSEAGEVDRKYLDEKFPDTPVYLHDYSLHHGLANSKALELAGITADTPDPFGGRIVRRAGSNEPTGELVERATWQLFNALPSPEPDVHRGALRWALETASRFGVTGIQEASATRPELEMLQQIDRDEGLALRVYAHIPWREEHFGHATSEALDRLIEERLRFASERVKTDFVKVFMDGSPLGPHFTDAQIDPATGQPQPGKLLHSREEMAAALAAWDKAGITAKIHCTGDAAVQLVLQAMRDIRAASDGGTIQEISHCCFVRPDDLACFAELNVTAEMSPPIWFGDMPELAAFRDRGYPFGTLARMGTRVTVGTDWTFLPEPNLFPALQGLLQHGAESVDLATGIEMLTLAGARAVGAEALTGSIEVGKSADFILLDRNLFDGPVDDIGEARVVATVFEGRIVHDAR
- a CDS encoding TonB-dependent receptor (PFAM: TonB-dependent receptor; TonB-dependent receptor, plug), translated to MSKSNRVRIMLLGGAALWLGASMAQAQVAADSADDAAGGLQEIVVTAQKRAQNIQRVGIAITAVTPEQIANRNIASSADLAGKVVGLESYSPYGPGTSSNVVIRGIGLNDFGEGHEAPVTSYVDEFYIVAVPAVDFALFDLDRVEVLRGPQGTLFGRNSTGGLINYITKRPSQTAEGYLSASYGRFNDLKLEGAATAPLSDTLSMRLSGTSRHSDGFQRNINPALERGGQAGSDAARLQLRYQGDDGWDILLKGEYGRTKTTHAYYESKTGFVDANGLVVADPTIVDAVGYAERNTPAAKKNVVNTNDAAFLRSSGYSGLLRIEKKFGDTTFTSLTGYQSYKRRMQEDSDGTPNPLVFASFPYQGKQLTQELRLYHDGQSTRWTVGLYGMRALGKDQPTAVFNFPLDGPTAVDPATGLYNGTYFPISLNADWRLRTNSGAVFGQIEQDFGKFTAIGGIRVTRDRKTFADRDNAALRDCGGGAVGDCFLVGDGGTGTPVPFRLKYRATLWSGKIELDYKPDSNNLLYASISRGTKAGGFNNGFYPTGVSLARIPYGDETLISYEVGQKSTLFDRKLRINTSAFYYDYKDYQAFNYVGLAGLITNQDATAYGIETDIEAAVTPELRLYAAGAYLHTDIEDVAKVTPVGTTVVADRPMAFAPKWSASGGATYTIALPNDQSLALDWNFEARSARYSGNFGDPGTQLEGYFKHNASITYEAAEHWQLRAFVDNISNRLNTTYGGPSFASLGIIQVRYAMPRTYGAAVRYRW
- a CDS encoding transcriptional regulator, LysR family (PFAM: regulatory protein, LysR; LysR, substrate-binding) translates to MPGISRRTYEISVQDHRLQYLSLSARHGSMRAAADYLGVAASSISRQIKLLERALSIDLVEKGSYKVQLTEAGQLLIEYYERRVVEHQELLARLAELRSTRTSTIRIVVAQGLLAARFLKAFATVSTKYPDINIEMKAADGDEAERLVLNDGAQLGLLFDTAQDVRLKLLATSRQPFSLFMSEKHPLAREEAIWPVQVSGERLVLPDAGSRLLEIIHSVFTERGLPLNIVMKSPSIQVILDSVAQGMGVTMLPRILGHPAAAIGGIVERPILSDELSDIRLHLVSRAGRRMTPAALALQNALVREMHRLDEEQSAQPPARG